A genomic window from Passer domesticus isolate bPasDom1 chromosome Z, bPasDom1.hap1, whole genome shotgun sequence includes:
- the LOC135291302 gene encoding uncharacterized protein LOC135291302 isoform X1, with product MLTSFLSTSPAPSEAAGRDAVGSRGRGRMWDARVPAEALPPGVARGRQRRRTSAAPLGPPDRPAQHRPVPRDCRPGPGTAARTHRRRGVSLTEWRRVCYPLPLCPSYRLSFRSGESTPLYLHSSLGKSSPLIMAGRKEKKRKEKKRKEKKRKEKKRKEKKRKEKKRKEKKRKEKKRIEGRRLGMMPS from the exons ATGTTGACGAGTTTCTTGTCCACCTCACCCGCCCCCTCCGAGGCAGCGGGGAGGGATGCTGTGGGATCCCGAGGACGCGGCAGAATGTGGGATGCGCGTGTGCCAGCTGAGGCGCTCCCGCCTGGCGTCGCCAGGGGGCGGCAGCGCCGCAGGACATCCGCTGCTCCCCTCGGCCCCCCAGATCGCCCCGCGCAGCACCGGCCGGTCCCGAGGGATTGCCGCCCCGGGCCTGGCACCGCCGCGCGCACCCACCGGCGGCGAGGAGTGAGTCTCACTGAGTGGAGACGGGTCTGCTACCCGCTCCCTCTCTGTCCGTCTTACCGTCTGTCTTTCCGTTCCGGGGAGAGTACACCACTCTACCTCCACAG TTCTTTGGGAAAATCATCCCCTTTAAtcatggctggaagaaaagaaaagaaaagaaaagaaaagaaaagaaaagaaaagaaaagaaaagaaaagaaaagaaaagaaaagaaaagaaaagaaaagaaaagaaaagaaaagaaaagaaaagaaaagaaaagaatag AGGGAAGAAGGCTTGGAATGATGCCATCCTGA